The following nucleotide sequence is from Coffea eugenioides isolate CCC68of chromosome 3, Ceug_1.0, whole genome shotgun sequence.
ATGTTTATCAAAGTAGCAAAAGGGGCTTGTTGGcttcaagtgatattcaaaaAAACTATCAAATTCCAGGGCTTATGAGTTTAAATTTAATGAGCATCTACGTTAGTAATgattcatcaaaaaaaaaattttgccaaCCAATTTGACACTTATAAGTTacaagaagcaagaaaatgtaAAGCAGACACACAAGAAACCAAATTGAAGCTATTTGTGgctaaattttctaacaaaacgaCCCATTAATTAGCTTAGGGAATTAAGATTAGCATATTAAAATGGGATTAAGAAATCTTCACAACAGCATTAGAGGGGAATATTTTCCCACCGAACAGTTAGGCGGGAATCAACTATGGCTTGTTAGAGAGGAAACTTGTGACGCTTCCACTTCTttcaagggcgaacccaagggtatccgcgagaCGCTTGCCCAACTTTCGCCAGAACTCGagacaattccaattcaaacttaaaatataatactaacaatgaaaattggaataaaAGTATGAAATTATTTCCATATgtaaatattcaatcttacatcacaatttcaaacttacaactattttttccaaaatatacaactcctaaaagttgtctaaacaaatacattcaaaattctaatcaaatgagCCACCAAATAAACTTCTCCATAATTCCTCACATATccgctcctgttaaggaaaacaaatctaatggggtgagcgaatgctcgtgaggccaagaaaacatgtaAGACACGTAATTCAATAACAATGGTACTTACACAGTAATAAAAActgtaacattcaagtaattcacaatttataataaacacccttgagtaggatgcaggagctctcaggagctaatttttTTACTTACTTTGCCCAAGTTCAATTCAATACCTTCTCGTGACGACACCACGTCACCCGGGTAGGTAAACAAATTCGTAACACTTCACGTATTTCATTTATGTTCCTGaaacgactcgagaggtacctcccacccgaatcagtgtagtacttactatcgttcagtttatagttctgagacgattcgagaggtacctcccacccaattggtgtggtacttactatcgttcagaggtcgatgagacaccATTCTaatcgacttagaatgcttTATGGTTTTAAGACGATTCGAGAGTTACCTCCCACCCGAaccggtgtggtacttactatcgttcagaggttCAGAgtactgagacgactcgagaggtacctcccaccaaatcgatgtggtacttactatcgttcagtggtcgatgagatatCGCTCCAATCAACTTAGAATGCtttatggttctgagacgattcgagaggtacctcccacccgaaccggtgtggtacttactatcgttcaaaggtttagggtactgagacgactcgagaggtacctcccaccaaatcggtgtggtacttactatcattcaatggtcgatgagacatcgctccaatcgacttatgcagtcATTGCATAATTAATCATTCCATTCAATCATACGAtccattcaatcattcatttcatttcaatcaagtcattcatgattcattcatttcaaatgagaacgagtgcgataaagtacacactcgactccattttcaaactCTCAAATCATTGATAACAAGTAAGCACGTATCAAGTTCATAGGATTTCAACTATTCCTGCACGTAATATccatgtacaattaccaatcatattCATTCAAGTATTAAGTATCACGTAGTTACATGAGAAAGAGAACGAGGGAGATAAGGTACACTCTCATCTCGACAAGTTTACGTATCATATATAACACTCGTACAATTAATATctcaatcacataagcatttaacatacacttgacactcatcaaGTAAATCAAGAAGCAAGTTCAAGTGATTgtttaggcgtctcccgtgagatccccttgaagatcctcttgagtgcctgagcaattaataatgaactatcacttgtaaaccccaattatcaaggaagattgcacacttgtacaatctaaaaaaaattcacgaaaatgagcctgaattactcgtaaatcgagactcaaaagtggggtttttacaacacaagcgaaatctgaatttttatctttgaaatcaagtgtaaaatgatcaagtgatattgaaggaaaaagatgagtttgaaaaactccatttcctttgagttaggaattttcagatttgctacacatattttgaaaaatcgtatctcactctctacaagtccaaaatttgaaaacttggtactgttggaaactacttccaaagtactaaaagttcctataagacacctttccatgattccaaatgaaaAACATTCAAAATTCGGTTCAAAGTGGCTGTTTTGAAATGCCaagacagtttcggggttggtttttggccaactttggaaatttggcaaaattcacacaatgcgaactagcctctcagatttgaaattcaattagagttgaaatcaaagtttaaaacaaaacaagtgaaacaagaatcggagttttgagtaccaagatatggtagctcaaagttgctgcaAAAGTGAAATTGTTAAGCAAATTCCAGGTTTAAATCATGTACTTCGGGACTTTGTTTGAGCttcgaaatggactcggaatggcaccaaatttggtatgattatattACCATATAAGatctattcctctgtcaaatttcatagaaaaatacttatggaaagttggttaacaagATCATTAAAGCTCCACGAACTTCCAAAACAAAACTGCCTTGGGGTTccatttttccgttttcaaaacgtttggccaacaaaaTGTCTCAAACACGGTCCATTTGTGCAgaaaatgtctaagaaacatccaagatacatttggtaggtgatcaacaccaagaatttctaaacaacaagtcccaatcaaaaTTTAGGCATCcaactagccaaaagagggtttttcATCACTGAGTCAGTTTCGgattttggtcacaactcactcaattcaacttggaattgagcgtggttggtggcgttgaaaactacattcatatggatacaatttcttagaagaaatcattttaaaaatctgtccacaactagctcatatttgagcatcaaagcTCAGCTCATAACAGGGCTTCTGGTACAGATGTGAAACAGGACAGGCAGGTTCAGACGATTGGTATggttcactcaggtggaatcttGGCATGcattttacaccgttggaaaactggaaatgtctagtttctaatgcctcAAACGacactcaattttgacatcggagcaaagagttatagccgaaacaaaatcactgccagagtaATACTGGACACAATTCCAGTTTTGGgaaattttcgaaatctcaacctttggccaaccaaatcacataattttttgtggaaacctTCCACATAGCCCACACAACATATATAAATCATAAAAAAGTCAATTGAACTTCAAAAAAATGCTCTAAGGGTCACGGCATTGACAGGGGCAGAAACGGAAAAATTCCCctcttcacttcctttgagtttccaTCCACAATATCACTTATTTCTACtaaattaagcactaatccaacactaataacatcaaaactcatCGAATCAGTCTATCAAgtcatagtgggagttcatagagtccACTCACCAAGTTTCTaacaatttaaagctacccatgagaatccaagagctcatgagtgcaatactacttccataaactaagattcaagaggttgatcgttgattaccttcttagatgactaaagcagaaaatttcggtcctttgaagctcaagaaaaccgtgcaaATGAAGCCCCTTTCCTAGCTTgagttgatctccaagtggtttgtaaggtgtgtgtaaattttgaggtgatttgggtgagaaatagagcaagaaatggaagagcTTTGGGTTGTCTTCTTCCTTGGGTTGGCCAGCTGTCTTAGAGCAAGAGAGAGGGAGTGAAATCTGATGTTATTGGCTTCTAAAGGAAGCTTATAACTTGTGGCCCAAAATTGCTCAAGATTGTCCACTAAAATAATGCATGTGCGCACGtgtttcgtgctcgtttcctctcaagtttatttcactagtgtactaaacctctaatgcactttcattcatattattattattcactcttaatagtcccaAAATAAAGGTCTTAAGCCCCTCGATTAATTGCGCACGCGAAAAACGCGTACCTCCAATTTGTGCGTGATTAagtgaaaatttcaagaaattcttataacgatagtatcactaactaatacttgaacacttaaacataaaattacctattccAAGACTAatatacaagtctccaatttttcaactttattgtattctcgaatcgattattgacgccaaacgcgtattcactattctcacttaacgagctttcaaaaattaaaatttgaaatgagtcattttaaaaatataagtaagtcatagttccatgtaattaggtctaaaaagattgaaataaaatattcggagtaaacggccaaataaatatttaaatgagctcgtaataggaatttaaaataagaaaatttgcgagtcctcacaaaacTTACCTAGCCAAAAACATTTTATTGGTCTAGGGGATTGCAATTTTGTCAGAAGACTCCTTACCAATTCTATATTATTGGTGAGGATGCACTATTTTCCTCACCAAACACCTTGACTATTCGCAACGAACTACTTGTTTTTGTGGGAGTTTCTGAATTTAGTGGAAATGAAAGTTTTCCTCGCCATGGTATTTGAGCCATTAGCGAGAAGGTCCATCCTTGTTATTGATCTGTTCCATCGGCGAGAAAGGCACCAGCATCCTCACTAATGTCTTTTTAGCGACGAGCATCTAGCGAGAAACTTGGTAAAGAAGCATGTTCCTCACTAAAACTAATTGGTGAGGAAGTCAAAGCTTTTGGCATGGACTTTTGTTTTTTGCCAAATCCCTTTTTTGTTGTATTACGTTTGTCACATAAGGTCTAACTCTCCATTTTTCTCCTTAGCTTTCGTTCAAAGCTAGCTACAAGTACAAGAGTAGTTGAAGTAAACTATACTACCCTATCTATTCCTAAACTAACTACTAGGAGCTTGTAGCTTAAGAGTTTCATTTTTGGTGTTTCTCTTCTTTCCAAAGTCTCAaacttatgctcaaatgaaGGACACAGTCCCCTTTTTATGGAGAAATCTTCAAGTCTCTTTGTGTTTTCTCTAATGTGAACTCTTAACAAAAGTTGGCTTCTAAAGTCAAATTTTGTGGTTCCATAGAATCTTGATGATTTGAGAGGATAGAAGATGTTAAAGTTTCTTGAGCATGATCTTTCAGCCACCAAACGTCTAATCAAATCTTCCATCCAAAGCAAGAAAGTGTATGCATCAACAAAGTAaagttgcactacttgtgcaagttGCATATTGCTTTTCGGCTAAGAGAATCCCTAGCTCAAAATCAGTTCTTGCAAGAGCCGGTTTTGTGAACTGATTTTTCTTTGACAAGAATTTTAATTTCCTTAGAAACTGGTGTGCCGAGAATTGCCAGCTCCAACCGGCTCTTGTCAAGAATCGGTTTCTTCCACTGTTTCACAACCCTTCTGATCATCACAAATTAGCCCTAATAATCAACATTGGATTTGAATCAACTTTcctacaaaacacaaaagttgtagtcctTTAAGTTATTTTTCCAATGGTGTAGGAATTAGGTCATTTGGAGGTTTGGATGTTGAGACATGTTCAAAATACTAAGAACTACTTAGACAAGTATTGTTACTAAAATATGCTTCAGTAATTCAAATAATTGGCTATGAAAATGTGAGAACTGGACTTTTATGTTATTAAATTATAGAGCATTGCCTTATATTCAAAATGAATTAAGAATTATCTCAATTCGATCTCTGTTACTCAAGTTATTGCCAAAGTATGTAAATATGTCACATCCTCTATTCCTTTTGCTCTTTGATTCTTCACGCGcacttcatttcttgcttttcGTACCCCATGTCAACTTCAAATACATTTCAAATCATCAAGTTTCACTTGAATACTTCTTACTTAActccaattgatgattgaaacGTTAAAAGCTTAAAAAACATGACGTTTTCACCATTTAATACCATACAAATGCAACTTTCTCATTTATACCACAAAATGCAACTTTTGActataaaattaattatttaaatcTAAATTACAtaaaaacacactaaaaaaacATATAAATGACTACACAAAAAGTACATAAAATAAATACTTATCAATTATATACTTCCTCCGTTCCATTTATTTAGTCATGTTTGGAGAATCCAACATTTTAAGAATAGTGGTTTGATTTGTGATGTTTGTACTTTCTTTCTGATTTTACCCtcataaattcaaaatttaaatttgaatggtaACATGTATATGATTAGAAAGAAGGGCTATATTTGCAAGAGAGACTTAAAGATGCTtgatttttctaacaaaacaaTTGTTTTGGAACATTCCAAAATAGaaagtatgacactttcaatgggTAGTCCCACATGTATCTTACTTTTAATCACCAGTCTTAATACCATAACTCTCAACCTTCCAACTCCCCCTCGTAGTTATTCCTAGGTGAAGCTCAATTTGGATTAAAGCAAATTAAGCTCACTCTAGACTTTTTGTTTGGTGGATTGATAGAAACTTGGATTAAAGTTGAAAATATTTACCTAAAACCTCATATAAGAATTTGAAAGACCAAAGGATATGTAAActtaaagaaaaaaggaaaacccAACTATCTCTGTCAACCAAATTTCCACTAATGAGAATGAAGAGTCAGGCAAAAACAATTGTTTTTGATAATTAATTCCCTTCATTAATTAATAATGCTCAAAAGAATGTAaaccatttttttattttcaaagaaTGTACATGTATTAAAGTTAAGAAACAATAAATCATGTCATAtgttgaacaaattcaccaaacgACTAACCATTCCAACTCACATAGCACGAAAAATAACAATGTTATATACTAtattatgcaaaaaaaaaaaaaaaattacttggCAAGGCAGTTTTGGTCACCCAAgcccaaattaaaaataaaaatctataACCCCATTCTAATTACATTGTTCAAATCTTTTTCatttagtaaaataaaatattaattaatGTCATAAATATTAATATTGTACCAATCATTAAGAAAATCAATACTAATGGCAATGCCTTttgtattttggtcattttatttttcaattattcaTCAAATCTTTAACATGAATTGTACATACCAATTCATTTATTCTAAGGCCCTTCCAGAAGTTGATCTACGATTCGAGCCTTTATTTTACTATTATTTATCAATATTTTTTACAGCTCCATCTTTGACTTGTGCATCTATTTTTCCTACTTAACAATGTTGTATGGTGTATAATAACTTAAACATTTATGTTTTAATAAGTGTAACGACATTATGAATATAAATAAATTTGGCAAGCATAATGGTGTTAATATTTGTGTCACAATTTAAGCTATAAATCAACCTCACCATTTACgaaagtttgaaaaatcttaGATCTATGACTTTAAAATAATGTATTCTAAAAATAATTgcataaagtaaaagaaataataCAGATATTGTATCATGATACATGACAATatgttttgacaaaaaaaataattgatatAGTATAATCATGCGCAAATCACATGAAGTGTTACTTGTACAACAAAGTTGGTATAAAATTTACAATTACACGAAAACTATACAAGTTATATCAAGTATATTAAGAATTACATGATCCGTATGAACCGGACAGAATTCAACTTGTGAGAGTTGGATCCATGGTGATTTAGCTTGCTAGTAAAGCAATATGTCCGCAGGAGTCGAAAGCTATGTCTCTTTTACTGTTATTCTGCAGAAAGGCTTAGGTAGCAAGCTTATAATCTTCCTCTATCAGCTCCTTCACCAATGGTTGCTTGAGCAAACTGCGGTCCAGCTTAGGACATGAGTGCAATGTTACAGATTCAAGTTGGCAGTCTCTCGATGGGAGTGGATCCTCCAAACTTCTTTCCCCTTCATATAGAAGCCTAAACAGTTGAGGCAAATAGTAAAGCTTTATTTTTCTCAAACGCGGAAGGGCAGAGAAATCATCATTATCCATCTCATCACTCCTTTCTATTATCTCCTTTAGAGACTCACAATCCTCAACTATTAACTCCTCTAAATTACAAAAGCATTGAGCCAGTGACCCAGAGAAAATGTACTCTAGCGTAGGGCATGTGGCAACTGTCAATGATTTAAGGGCACGAAAGCTTCCTTTGTGCGGTTGGTCCTTACAGATGCTCTCGAGTTTCCACAAATAATGCAACCCCAGGTACTCGAGAGAGGGATAGGCAGGTTCATCAATGATCTCAGATATGATGAACTCGATGTTGGGACATTCTCTCACCACACAAAATGACAGTTGTCTGCTATCGGTGATCCCAAATTCTGAGAGGCTGCAAACAGCAGAATGATGATCCAAATAGAATGCCGTGACATAACTTAAAACATTTTCAACGGCTTCTGGTACTTCTTTTCCATTTACAAACCTCAAACATCTATCCTGCTCGTTGAACTTGTGTTCTACATCACCCGAGACTCGGTCCACAATGCGTTTAACATCTTGGCCTACAACAAACTTGAACTTATTAGAGCCGATTATTTTCCATGCTGGACTCCTTATAAAGCGTTCCATGATTTCCACCTTTGTAAAGTAGAAGTGTAGATAGCTCAGATGCTCCAAGTTCCCTATGTCCTGCATTATAGCTTCTGCATTTTTTACCCATCGTAAATCTTCAGGATGCACAACAATGGTTAATGCTTCTAAATGTTGAAGCTTTGAGACTGTTTCAGAAGAAAGCAAGACATTTGGCAGGTGATCACTTTCTCTTCCGTCATCAGTTCCGTAAAATGAAATCTGCAGGTGCCTTAAATTTGTCAGCTGCCCTAATTCGTCGGGAGCCTTTTCGAGCTCAGTCCCCAATAGATCAAGAACTTCAATGTGTTCAAGTCCTTTGATTTCTGGTGGAAACATATAGATAAAGCTGCAATCCCTTAAAATAAGAACTTGAAGCTTGTGCAGCCCAAAAATTGAAGATGGCAAAGATCGAAATCTGTTGTCAGAAAGGTCTACAACTCTGAGAGAAGGCATGGCACTAAAAAGTAACTCTGGTATTGGTCTTAAGCTGGGATTCCTTTGGAGGAAAAGAAGTACCAGGTTAGGAGAATAAAGTTTTTGTGgaagtgaatagagtttttttGGAAGTGAAGGGAATGTGTCTGTCAAGTCCATAACACCAGCTTGTTTCCATTGATCCTCATTTGGAGGTTTCTTCATTTTATCACCTTCATTTCTAAAGACTAGATGCTTTGGTAGGGTGGAATTGGCTAGGTTAAAACTTTCAAGGGGTTCTGGTGATGAATAATCTGTATCTGAACTTTTGCCTCGATCCAATTCCAACTCCACGGTCTTGTCTCTTGCAAGAATGCGataattttcttttcctgaAAGAAAATCCCAGCGCAAGAATCCATTACTTAGATTCTGCCATTTACTCAAAGAAGTCCCACGAGGGATTTCCAAGCTGATGTCCATGAACTGTGATAACTCGCCCTCTACTGAGATGCTGACTAGCGTTGTGGTTTCCGGATCGGTGCTCAGGATTGGGGGATTATTACCACTTTCAGCTCCAGAAGAAATGTCACCTCGTATGTTGAAAGCAGTTCCTGGAGTATCGTTTGATTGAGAAGAACCAGATCCACTGTCCACTTGCTCCAATTGTAAAATCCTTTCTACCTCCGGAGTGGTGGCTTTAGGCTCCATCTGTGTAGAAGGATAAGCAGCAGACACGACTTCATCCTCAAGCTGTAACACGGGCTTAGACAATCCAGGAAATTGAGCAGCCCCATGCTCTTCTTGAATGCTAGGTGACAATTTCATTGAGCCTGCTTCATGATCACCTTTTGCTTCATATACTTGCAATTTTTTCTGCCCAAATTTCTCTTCACTTGGTGCAGCAGATAAATCAGTAGGAGGGGGCAACATTTCTGTTTCATCCTGATGCTCCATCTCATCTTGCAACGTTGAACTTTTAGCTGAATCGGACTTgactacattttctcctacgtGCTGTTGGTCTTTAGATTCCAAGGAAATGTCTTTTTCTTTCGATTCTTGTGGCCGTGGTATCAGCTCCATGGAAGAATCTCGAACTGACGATTGTCCAATTTTGTTTACATCATCTTTCGGGTAAATCTCCTccaattttttagttttttggcTCTGGATCAACGTCTCGTGTGAGAATTCTTGCCATCCTTTAGCACTGTCTTCGAGCTTTTTCCCGGATTTCATCCTCTGCACCTTTGATGACTTTCTTGTATCCTTGCGAGTTGGCCAACTGAATTCAGTTCGTTTCACATACTGTCCCTGCGCGTAAAAGTGTTGTTCATCTTTCCTATCAAACTCCTTCAATTGTTGAATTTGGGAGTACAAAACGAGCAGTTTCTCAAGCAGTTCAATATAGTTGAGGTGACGACTcccaatctttttctttttccccaggGCATCACGAGCGTGTGTTTGAAATTCTTTTGCTTCTTGTACGCCAATGAAGAGTGCAGTTGAAATTTTGTTCC
It contains:
- the LOC113764510 gene encoding uncharacterized protein LOC113764510 codes for the protein MALVDKSGGFWPSKLEMWRQKRRMLRQIEVANDQLSDDINQVDDAIDKALERNKISTALFIGVQEAKEFQTHARDALGKKKKIGSRHLNYIELLEKLLVLYSQIQQLKEFDRKDEQHFYAQGQYVKRTEFSWPTRKDTRKSSKVQRMKSGKKLEDSAKGWQEFSHETLIQSQKTKKLEEIYPKDDVNKIGQSSVRDSSMELIPRPQESKEKDISLESKDQQHVGENVVKSDSAKSSTLQDEMEHQDETEMLPPPTDLSAAPSEEKFGQKKLQVYEAKGDHEAGSMKLSPSIQEEHGAAQFPGLSKPVLQLEDEVVSAAYPSTQMEPKATTPEVERILQLEQVDSGSGSSQSNDTPGTAFNIRGDISSGAESGNNPPILSTDPETTTLVSISVEGELSQFMDISLEIPRGTSLSKWQNLSNGFLRWDFLSGKENYRILARDKTVELELDRGKSSDTDYSSPEPLESFNLANSTLPKHLVFRNEGDKMKKPPNEDQWKQAGVMDLTDTFPSLPKKLYSLPQKLYSPNLVLLFLQRNPSLRPIPELLFSAMPSLRVVDLSDNRFRSLPSSIFGLHKLQVLILRDCSFIYMFPPEIKGLEHIEVLDLLGTELEKAPDELGQLTNLRHLQISFYGTDDGRESDHLPNVLLSSETVSKLQHLEALTIVVHPEDLRWVKNAEAIMQDIGNLEHLSYLHFYFTKVEIMERFIRSPAWKIIGSNKFKFVVGQDVKRIVDRVSGDVEHKFNEQDRCLRFVNGKEVPEAVENVLSYVTAFYLDHHSAVCSLSEFGITDSRQLSFCVVRECPNIEFIISEIIDEPAYPSLEYLGLHYLWKLESICKDQPHKGSFRALKSLTVATCPTLEYIFSGSLAQCFCNLEELIVEDCESLKEIIERSDEMDNDDFSALPRLRKIKLYYLPQLFRLLYEGERSLEDPLPSRDCQLESVTLHSCPKLDRSLLKQPLVKELIEEDYKLAT